The proteins below are encoded in one region of Streptomyces marianii:
- a CDS encoding GNAT family N-acetyltransferase, with protein MPPTDASADTSGTTPSAGGGVEDTLELRLPEELVELFEQDRQPGSRTAVDQDPPAATPGEGPEGKHPDHAPFPGEDLLDALSEWGAVPTPIGSFQLVPVRIERDLRLISRWMNDPAVAAFWELAGPESATEAHLGGQLAGDGRSVPCLGVLDGVPTGYFEIYRADLDPLARHYPARPHDTGIHLLIGGVADRGRGVGTTLLRAAADHVLDHRPRCGRVVAEPDLRNTPSVSAFLSAGFRFSAEVDLPDKRAALMVRDRALSKVL; from the coding sequence ATGCCCCCCACCGACGCGAGCGCCGACACCAGCGGCACCACCCCCTCCGCCGGCGGTGGGGTGGAGGACACCCTCGAACTGCGGCTGCCCGAGGAACTCGTGGAGCTCTTCGAACAGGACCGGCAGCCGGGGTCCCGGACGGCCGTGGACCAGGACCCTCCGGCCGCGACGCCCGGGGAGGGCCCCGAGGGCAAGCACCCCGACCACGCGCCCTTCCCCGGCGAGGACCTGCTGGACGCCCTCTCCGAGTGGGGTGCCGTGCCCACCCCCATCGGTTCCTTCCAACTCGTGCCCGTCCGGATCGAACGCGATCTGCGGCTGATCAGCCGCTGGATGAACGACCCCGCCGTCGCGGCCTTCTGGGAGCTGGCAGGACCGGAGTCCGCCACCGAGGCCCACCTCGGCGGTCAGCTGGCGGGGGACGGCCGCAGCGTCCCCTGCCTCGGCGTGCTCGACGGTGTGCCGACGGGCTACTTCGAGATCTACCGCGCCGACCTCGACCCGCTCGCACGCCACTACCCGGCCCGGCCCCATGACACCGGCATCCACCTGCTCATCGGGGGCGTCGCCGACCGCGGCCGCGGCGTCGGTACGACCCTGCTCCGGGCCGCGGCCGATCACGTGCTCGACCACCGGCCCCGCTGCGGACGCGTGGTCGCCGAGCCCGACCTGCGCAACACCCCTTCCGTCTCCGCCTTCCTCAGCGCCGGCTTCCGCTTCTCCGCCGAGGTCGACCTGCCCGACAAGCGAGCCGCGCTCATGGTCCGCGACAGAGCGCTGAGCAAGGTGCTGTGA
- a CDS encoding trypsin-like serine peptidase, producing the protein MRPNRPIFAAHRGGKAARRPIFAAGALAAALALTATACGPGEGDAADKPSAPAAADGAADGKITIPDDLKDRLKEHGIDLDKWRNGEWKNWDKDTWLREAKDFVNPIIEDLWDPDRMREAEEPDKPVEEEDISGDEGVTDPTPQPVEAAAVAAPYHGNAPEAGKVFFDGPKGSMVCSATVVKDPANPGKSNLVWTAGHCVHAGKEGGWYRNIAFVPSYNNGAKTSTKGDSKEQVAPYGVWWGDWAQTSEQWISQGASTGGRGAPYDFAVIHVTPEKGANGKSLEETVGSALPVDFNAPAVPKVGSMTATGFPAAPPFDGERMFQCEDKPGRLSLKAEEPTMYRIGCTMTGGSSGGGWVSAGKDGKPALVSNTSIGPVTAGWLAGPRLGEEAKGVYDAVSRKFAGR; encoded by the coding sequence ATGCGACCCAATCGCCCGATCTTCGCCGCACACCGTGGGGGGAAGGCCGCTCGCAGGCCGATATTCGCGGCGGGCGCGCTCGCGGCCGCGCTCGCGCTGACGGCAACGGCCTGCGGCCCCGGCGAGGGCGACGCGGCGGACAAGCCCAGCGCCCCGGCGGCGGCCGACGGCGCCGCCGACGGGAAGATCACGATCCCGGACGATCTCAAGGACCGGCTCAAGGAGCACGGGATCGACCTGGACAAGTGGCGCAACGGCGAGTGGAAGAACTGGGACAAGGACACCTGGCTCCGCGAGGCCAAGGACTTCGTCAACCCGATCATCGAGGACCTCTGGGACCCGGACCGGATGCGCGAGGCCGAGGAGCCCGACAAGCCGGTCGAGGAGGAGGACATCTCCGGTGACGAGGGGGTCACCGACCCGACGCCGCAGCCGGTCGAGGCCGCGGCGGTCGCCGCGCCCTACCACGGCAACGCACCCGAGGCCGGGAAGGTCTTCTTCGACGGCCCCAAGGGCTCGATGGTCTGCTCCGCGACCGTCGTGAAGGACCCGGCCAACCCCGGCAAGTCCAACCTGGTGTGGACTGCGGGCCACTGCGTCCACGCGGGCAAGGAGGGCGGCTGGTACCGCAACATCGCCTTCGTCCCCTCGTACAACAACGGCGCGAAGACCTCCACCAAGGGGGACTCGAAGGAGCAGGTGGCCCCCTACGGCGTGTGGTGGGGCGACTGGGCGCAGACCTCCGAGCAGTGGATCTCGCAGGGCGCGTCCACGGGCGGCCGGGGCGCGCCGTACGACTTCGCCGTGATCCATGTGACGCCCGAGAAGGGCGCCAACGGCAAGTCCCTGGAGGAGACGGTCGGTTCGGCGCTTCCGGTCGACTTCAACGCTCCGGCCGTGCCGAAGGTGGGCAGCATGACGGCGACGGGCTTCCCGGCGGCGCCGCCGTTCGACGGCGAGCGGATGTTCCAGTGCGAGGACAAGCCCGGCCGGCTGTCGCTGAAGGCCGAGGAACCGACGATGTACCGCATCGGCTGCACCATGACCGGCGGTTCGTCCGGCGGTGGCTGGGTCTCGGCCGGCAAGGACGGCAAGCCCGCGCTGGTCTCGAACACCTCGATCGGCCCGGTGACGGCGGGCTGGCTCGCCGGCCCGCGCCTCGGCGAGGAGGCCAAGGGCGTCTACGACGCGGTCAGCAGGAAGTTCGCGGGGCGGTAG
- a CDS encoding ATP-dependent DNA helicase, whose product MTKPSLPELLHAAVAAVGGVERPGQVTMAESVSQAIDDGSHLLIQAGTGTGKSLGYLVPALAHGDRVVVATATLALQRQLVERDLPRTVDALHPLLRRRPEFAMLKGRSNYLCLHRLHEGVPQEEEDGLFDPPLAFGMGNPTSAAAPTSKLGQDLTRLRDWSDETETGDRDDLTPGVSDRAWSQVSVSSRECLGASKCAYGAECFAEMARERAKLAEVVVTNHALLAIDAIEGAPVLPQHEVLIVDEAHELVSRVTGVATGELTPGQVNRAVRRAARLVNEKAADQLQTAAEGFERLMELALPGRLEEIPEDLGYALLALRDAARTVISALGATRDKSVQDEDVVRKQALASVESVHEVAERISHGSEYDVVWYERHDRFGASLRVAPLSVSGLLREKLFADRSVVLTSATLKLGGDFNGVGASLGLAPEGAEGEELPAWKGVDVGSPFDYPKQGILYVAKHLSRPVRDGGRDDMLDELTELIQAAGGRTLGLFSSMRAAQLAAEELRSRIPEFPILLQGEETLGELIKNFAADPKTCLFGTLSLWQGVDVPGPSCQLVVMDKIPFPRPDDPLMSARQKAVEDAGGNGFMAVAATHAALLMAQGAGRLVRATGDRGVVAVLDQRLAMARYGSYLKASLPDFWYTTDRNQVRRSLAAIDATARADGK is encoded by the coding sequence ATGACGAAGCCATCCCTCCCCGAGCTCCTCCACGCAGCGGTCGCCGCCGTCGGCGGCGTCGAAAGGCCTGGCCAGGTCACCATGGCCGAGTCCGTCTCCCAGGCCATCGACGACGGGTCCCATCTGCTCATCCAGGCCGGCACCGGCACGGGCAAGTCCCTCGGGTACCTCGTGCCCGCCCTGGCCCACGGGGACCGCGTGGTGGTCGCCACGGCGACGCTCGCGCTGCAGCGTCAGCTCGTGGAGCGGGACCTGCCGCGGACGGTGGACGCCTTGCATCCGCTGCTCCGCCGCAGGCCGGAGTTCGCCATGCTCAAGGGCCGGTCGAACTATCTGTGTCTGCACCGCCTCCACGAGGGCGTCCCCCAGGAAGAGGAGGACGGGCTCTTCGACCCTCCCCTGGCCTTCGGCATGGGGAACCCCACCTCGGCGGCCGCCCCCACCAGCAAGCTGGGCCAGGACCTGACGCGCCTGCGCGACTGGTCCGACGAGACCGAGACCGGCGACCGGGACGACCTCACCCCCGGTGTGTCCGACCGGGCGTGGTCGCAGGTCTCCGTTTCCTCCCGGGAGTGCCTCGGCGCGAGCAAGTGCGCCTACGGGGCGGAGTGCTTCGCGGAGATGGCGCGGGAGCGCGCCAAGCTCGCCGAGGTCGTCGTGACGAACCACGCCCTGCTCGCCATCGACGCGATCGAGGGCGCCCCGGTGCTTCCGCAGCACGAGGTGCTGATCGTGGACGAGGCGCACGAACTGGTCTCGCGCGTCACCGGCGTCGCCACGGGCGAACTCACTCCCGGTCAGGTCAACCGCGCGGTGCGACGCGCCGCCAGACTGGTCAACGAGAAGGCGGCCGATCAGCTGCAGACGGCCGCCGAGGGCTTCGAGAGGCTGATGGAGCTCGCGCTGCCCGGCCGCCTTGAGGAGATCCCGGAGGACCTGGGGTACGCACTGCTGGCGCTGCGCGACGCCGCCCGCACGGTGATCTCGGCGCTGGGCGCCACCCGCGACAAGTCCGTCCAGGACGAGGACGTCGTCCGCAAGCAGGCGCTCGCCTCGGTCGAGTCCGTCCACGAGGTCGCCGAGCGGATCAGCCACGGCTCCGAGTACGACGTGGTCTGGTACGAGCGCCACGACCGCTTCGGAGCGTCCCTGCGCGTCGCCCCGCTCTCGGTGTCGGGTCTGCTGCGGGAGAAGCTCTTCGCCGACCGCTCGGTGGTGCTCACCTCGGCGACGCTCAAGCTGGGCGGCGATTTCAACGGTGTGGGCGCGTCGCTCGGACTGGCCCCCGAGGGCGCCGAGGGCGAGGAGCTTCCCGCCTGGAAGGGCGTCGACGTCGGCTCGCCGTTCGACTACCCGAAGCAGGGAATCCTCTACGTCGCGAAGCATCTGTCCCGTCCGGTACGGGACGGCGGACGGGACGACATGCTCGACGAGCTCACCGAGCTGATCCAGGCCGCCGGAGGCCGCACGCTCGGCCTGTTCTCCTCGATGCGTGCGGCCCAGCTCGCGGCCGAGGAGCTGCGTTCCCGCATCCCCGAGTTCCCGATCCTGCTCCAGGGTGAGGAGACGCTCGGGGAGCTGATCAAGAACTTCGCGGCTGATCCGAAGACCTGTCTGTTCGGCACGCTCTCCCTCTGGCAGGGAGTCGACGTCCCCGGTCCGAGCTGCCAGCTGGTGGTGATGGACAAGATCCCGTTCCCGCGCCCGGACGACCCTCTGATGAGCGCCCGCCAGAAGGCCGTGGAGGACGCTGGCGGGAACGGATTCATGGCCGTGGCGGCGACCCATGCCGCGCTGCTGATGGCCCAGGGCGCCGGCCGGCTCGTGCGGGCCACGGGAGACCGTGGTGTGGTCGCCGTGCTTGACCAGCGGCTGGCCATGGCGCGGTACGGGAGCTATCTGAAGGCGTCACTGCCCGATTTCTGGTACACGACGGACCGTAATCAGGTGCGCCGCTCCCTTGCGGCCATCGACGCGACGGCGAGGGCGGACGGGAAGTAG
- a CDS encoding IucA/IucC family protein → MNPIPAADAPEPDARPAADHHSGHNGTTAVPLTVEPATVPRQSEGASGEQDADPRPGPAEAPAGAAPGTAADPLDHPDPLTAADAGAVENLLRCWVRENDLPRPTGGSLRIPLQASGTALLVPVLHWSLTGWHRFGRPLLEGAPAEAPPADAVTVAVLLTREPGADGSAPGSGNRVRKDGEGRRSEAVDLAGRVADSVRRTAGFIDDRRRRPAPRHGADLFLTAEQSLILGHPLHPTPKSREGLSDAEARLYSPELYGSFPLHWLAVDRDVLSGDSAWTEEGRTVPAEQLTSRLAGDLTLPPGTVALPLHPWQAREVTHRPEAAALFDAGLLHDLGPAGEPWHPTSSVRTVHQPGAPAMLKLSLGVRITNSRRENLRKELHRGVEVHRLLRSGLGAQWRTAHPRFDIVRDPAWLAVDTPDGAPLPGLDVMIRHNPFGAGDDAVCLAGLTAPRPWPGRTGSHSRLAEVIGGLAARTGRSTGAVAAEWFLRYLDQVVRPVLWLDATAGVALEAHQQNTLVIIDPQGWPAGGRYRDNQGYYFRESRRAELDRRLPGIGIRSDTFVDDTVTDERFAYYLGINNVLGLVGAFGSQRLADEHVLVAAFRRFLDSVRHLGSPLPAQLLEYPTLRCKANLLTRLHGLDELVGPVDTQSVYVTIANPLHS, encoded by the coding sequence GTGAACCCCATCCCCGCTGCCGACGCCCCAGAGCCCGACGCCCGCCCCGCCGCGGACCACCACTCGGGGCACAACGGGACGACGGCCGTCCCCCTCACGGTCGAGCCGGCGACGGTACCGCGGCAGTCGGAAGGGGCGTCCGGGGAGCAGGACGCCGATCCCCGGCCGGGCCCGGCCGAAGCCCCCGCCGGAGCGGCGCCGGGCACGGCGGCCGACCCGCTCGACCATCCCGATCCGCTGACGGCCGCCGACGCGGGAGCGGTCGAGAACCTCCTGCGCTGCTGGGTCAGGGAGAACGACCTCCCCAGGCCCACCGGGGGGTCCTTGCGCATTCCGCTCCAGGCCAGCGGCACCGCCCTGCTCGTCCCCGTCCTCCACTGGTCCCTCACCGGCTGGCACCGTTTCGGACGGCCCCTGCTGGAGGGTGCTCCGGCGGAGGCACCTCCGGCCGACGCCGTCACCGTCGCGGTCCTCCTCACCCGTGAGCCGGGCGCCGACGGCAGCGCACCAGGATCCGGGAACCGTGTGCGAAAGGACGGTGAAGGCCGCCGGTCCGAAGCGGTCGACCTCGCCGGACGCGTCGCGGACTCCGTCCGCCGTACGGCCGGCTTCATCGACGACCGGCGGCGGCGCCCCGCCCCTCGGCACGGAGCCGACCTCTTTCTGACCGCCGAGCAGTCACTGATCCTGGGCCATCCGCTCCACCCCACTCCCAAGAGCCGCGAAGGGCTCTCCGACGCCGAAGCCCGGCTCTACTCACCGGAGTTGTACGGCTCCTTCCCACTCCACTGGCTGGCTGTCGACCGGGACGTGCTGTCCGGCGACTCGGCCTGGACCGAAGAAGGCCGCACGGTGCCCGCCGAACAGCTCACCTCCCGCCTCGCCGGGGACCTCACCCTCCCTCCCGGAACCGTTGCCCTGCCGCTGCATCCCTGGCAGGCCCGCGAAGTGACCCACCGCCCCGAGGCGGCCGCGCTGTTCGACGCGGGACTGCTCCACGACCTGGGTCCCGCCGGTGAACCCTGGCACCCCACCTCGTCCGTCCGCACCGTGCATCAGCCCGGCGCACCGGCCATGCTCAAGCTCTCGCTCGGCGTACGCATCACCAACTCCCGCCGTGAGAACCTCCGCAAGGAACTCCACCGAGGCGTGGAGGTCCACCGCCTCCTCCGCAGCGGCCTGGGCGCACAGTGGCGGACCGCGCACCCCCGCTTCGACATCGTCCGCGACCCCGCATGGCTCGCCGTGGACACCCCGGACGGAGCGCCGCTGCCCGGCCTCGACGTCATGATCCGGCACAACCCGTTCGGCGCCGGCGACGACGCCGTCTGCCTCGCGGGCCTCACCGCTCCCCGGCCCTGGCCGGGCCGTACGGGCAGCCACTCGCGCCTCGCCGAGGTCATCGGCGGCCTCGCCGCCCGCACGGGCCGCTCCACCGGTGCCGTCGCCGCCGAGTGGTTCCTGCGCTACCTCGACCAGGTCGTGCGCCCGGTGCTGTGGCTCGATGCCACGGCCGGTGTCGCCCTCGAAGCCCACCAGCAGAACACCCTGGTGATCATCGATCCGCAGGGCTGGCCCGCCGGCGGCCGCTACCGCGACAACCAGGGCTACTACTTCCGCGAGTCCCGCCGGGCCGAACTCGACCGCCGGCTTCCCGGCATCGGCATCCGCAGCGACACCTTCGTCGACGACACCGTGACGGACGAACGCTTCGCCTACTACCTCGGCATCAACAACGTCCTCGGTCTCGTCGGTGCCTTCGGCTCGCAACGGCTCGCCGACGAACACGTGCTCGTCGCCGCCTTCCGCCGCTTCCTCGACTCCGTCCGCCACCTCGGCTCGCCGCTGCCCGCGCAGCTCCTGGAGTACCCCACCCTGCGCTGCAAGGCGAATCTCCTCACCCGGCTGCACGGCCTCGACGAGCTCGTCGGTCCCGTCGACACCCAGTCCGTGTACGTCACCATCGCCAACCCCCTCCACTCCTGA
- the hflX gene encoding GTPase HflX, whose protein sequence is MTSSSSTSQDAQSFAETTRTESLRADALMEEDVAWSYEVDGERDGDQFDRSDRAALRRVAGLSTELEDVTEVEYRQLRLERVVLVGVWTSGTVQDAENSLAELAALAETAGALVLDGVIQRRDKPDPATYIGSGKANELRDIVLESGADTVVCDGELSPGQLIHLEDIVKVKVVDRTALILDIFAQHAKSREGKAQVALAQMQYMLPRLRGWGQSMSRQMGGGSGGMATRGPGETKIETDRRRIREKMAKMRREIAEMKTGREIKRQERKRHRVPSVAIAGYTNAGKSSLLNRLTGAGVLVENALFATLDPTVRRAETPSGRLYTLADTVGFVRHLPHHLVEAFRSTMEEVGESDLILHVVDGSHPAPEEQLAAVREVIRDVGAVDVPEIVVINKADAADPLVLQRLLRIERHAIAVSARTGAGIDELLAIIDAELPRPQVEIEVLLPYTQGALVSRVHADGEVLSEEHTSEGTLLKARVHEELAAALEPYVPATR, encoded by the coding sequence ATGACCTCCTCTTCATCCACTTCCCAGGACGCGCAGAGCTTCGCGGAGACGACCCGCACCGAGAGCCTTCGGGCCGATGCCCTGATGGAAGAGGACGTCGCCTGGAGCTACGAGGTCGACGGAGAGCGGGACGGCGACCAGTTCGACCGCTCCGACCGTGCCGCGCTGCGGCGTGTGGCGGGCCTCTCCACCGAGCTCGAGGACGTCACCGAGGTCGAGTACCGGCAGCTGCGCCTCGAGCGCGTCGTGCTCGTCGGCGTATGGACCTCCGGCACCGTCCAGGACGCGGAGAACTCTCTCGCGGAGCTGGCCGCCCTCGCCGAGACGGCGGGAGCCCTCGTGCTAGACGGCGTGATCCAGCGCCGCGACAAGCCGGACCCGGCCACGTACATCGGTTCGGGCAAGGCCAACGAACTGCGCGACATCGTGCTCGAAAGCGGGGCAGACACCGTCGTCTGCGACGGTGAGCTCAGCCCGGGCCAGCTGATCCACCTCGAGGACATCGTCAAGGTCAAGGTGGTCGATCGGACCGCCCTGATCCTCGACATCTTCGCGCAGCACGCCAAGTCCCGGGAGGGCAAGGCGCAGGTGGCCCTGGCGCAGATGCAGTACATGCTGCCCAGGCTGCGGGGCTGGGGCCAGTCGATGTCCCGGCAGATGGGCGGCGGCAGCGGCGGCATGGCCACCCGAGGCCCCGGTGAGACCAAGATCGAGACGGACCGGCGCCGGATCCGCGAGAAGATGGCGAAGATGCGCCGGGAGATCGCGGAGATGAAGACCGGCCGCGAGATCAAGCGACAGGAGCGCAAGCGTCACAGGGTTCCGTCCGTGGCGATCGCCGGCTACACCAACGCGGGCAAGTCCTCGCTGCTCAACCGCCTCACCGGCGCCGGTGTCCTGGTGGAGAACGCGCTGTTCGCCACCCTGGACCCGACCGTGCGACGGGCCGAGACCCCGAGCGGCAGGCTCTACACGCTGGCCGACACCGTCGGATTCGTCCGGCACCTTCCGCACCACCTCGTCGAGGCCTTCCGCTCCACGATGGAGGAGGTCGGCGAGTCCGACCTCATCCTGCACGTGGTGGACGGCTCGCATCCCGCACCGGAGGAGCAGCTGGCCGCCGTGCGCGAGGTGATCCGGGACGTCGGCGCGGTGGACGTGCCGGAGATCGTCGTGATCAACAAGGCGGACGCGGCCGATCCGCTCGTGCTGCAGCGCCTGCTGCGCATCGAGCGGCACGCCATCGCCGTCTCGGCCCGTACGGGCGCGGGGATCGACGAGCTCCTCGCGATCATCGACGCCGAACTGCCGCGCCCGCAGGTCGAGATCGAGGTCCTGCTGCCGTACACGCAGGGAGCGCTCGTCTCGCGCGTCCACGCCGACGGCGAGGTCCTGTCGGAGGAGCACACCTCCGAGGGCACGCTGCTCAAGGCGCGGGTGCACGAGGAACTCGCGGCCGCGCTGGAGCCGTACGTCCCGGCGACGCGCTGA
- a CDS encoding diaminobutyrate--2-oxoglutarate transaminase family protein, whose product MAVTEPAPPAQPVAHEGILRRQSLRESAARTYARSLPIVPVRARGLTIEGADGRRYLDCLSGAGTLALGHNHPVVLEAIKKVLASGAPLHVLDLATPVKDAFTTELFATLPRPLADDARIQFCGPAGTDAVEAALKLVRTATGRTGLLAFTGAYHGMTAGALDASGGAVDVRVTRLPYPQNYRCPFGVGGERGAELAARWTGNLLDDPKGGVPTPAGMILEPVQGEGGVIPAPDGWLRRMRELTASRSIPLIADEVQTGVGRTGAFWAVEHSGIVPDVMVLSKAIGGSLPLAVIVYRSDLDVWQPGAHAGTFRGNQLAMAAGAATLSFVRENRLAERAAILGTRMLGQLQGLAATHRSIGDVRGRGLMIGVELVNPDVDDPQADVPPADPVLAAAVQRECLRRGLIVELGGRHSGVVRLLPPLTLTDEQAQAVLDRFADSLEAAVCAPPPQRHRAVSVIPDDTTRKSP is encoded by the coding sequence GTGGCCGTGACCGAACCCGCTCCGCCGGCACAGCCCGTCGCGCACGAAGGCATCCTGCGCCGCCAGTCGCTCCGTGAGTCGGCGGCACGGACCTACGCCCGTTCGCTGCCCATCGTCCCGGTACGGGCCCGCGGGCTGACGATCGAGGGGGCGGACGGACGGCGGTATCTCGACTGCCTCTCGGGTGCCGGAACCCTCGCCCTCGGTCACAACCACCCCGTCGTTCTGGAAGCGATCAAGAAGGTGCTCGCCTCAGGAGCGCCGCTGCACGTCCTCGATCTCGCCACTCCGGTCAAGGACGCCTTCACCACCGAACTGTTCGCCACGCTGCCGCGGCCGCTCGCCGACGACGCCCGTATCCAGTTCTGCGGGCCGGCCGGCACGGACGCCGTCGAAGCAGCCCTCAAACTGGTCCGCACCGCGACGGGCCGCACCGGACTGCTCGCGTTCACCGGCGCGTACCACGGCATGACGGCCGGGGCCCTCGACGCCTCGGGGGGCGCGGTGGACGTCCGGGTGACGAGGCTGCCCTATCCGCAGAACTACCGCTGCCCCTTCGGGGTCGGCGGCGAACGGGGCGCCGAGCTCGCCGCCCGCTGGACCGGGAACCTGCTGGACGATCCCAAGGGCGGTGTCCCGACGCCCGCCGGCATGATCCTCGAACCTGTGCAGGGCGAGGGCGGTGTGATCCCCGCCCCCGACGGCTGGCTGCGGCGGATGCGCGAGCTCACCGCGTCCCGTTCCATCCCGCTGATCGCCGACGAGGTGCAGACGGGGGTGGGCCGCACCGGAGCCTTCTGGGCGGTGGAGCACAGCGGGATCGTCCCCGACGTGATGGTGCTGTCCAAGGCCATCGGCGGCTCCCTCCCGCTCGCAGTGATCGTCTACCGCTCCGATCTGGACGTCTGGCAGCCCGGTGCCCACGCCGGGACCTTCCGGGGCAACCAGCTCGCCATGGCGGCGGGTGCGGCCACTCTGTCCTTCGTACGGGAGAACCGGCTGGCGGAGCGGGCAGCAATCCTCGGCACACGCATGCTGGGGCAGCTCCAGGGCCTCGCCGCCACCCACCGGTCCATCGGCGACGTACGCGGCCGGGGGCTGATGATCGGTGTCGAACTGGTGAATCCCGACGTCGACGACCCGCAGGCCGACGTCCCGCCGGCCGACCCCGTCCTCGCCGCCGCCGTGCAGCGGGAATGCCTCCGCCGCGGGCTCATCGTCGAACTCGGCGGACGCCACTCCGGGGTCGTCCGTCTGCTGCCTCCCCTCACGCTCACCGACGAACAGGCCCAGGCGGTCCTCGACCGCTTCGCCGACTCCCTGGAAGCGGCCGTGTGCGCACCGCCGCCGCAACGACACCGGGCCGTCTCTGTGATCCCGGACGACACCACAAGGAAGTCCCCGTGA
- a CDS encoding IucA/IucC family protein, with product MPKSPATPDSDEPSALLAPAELTPEAWQRASVRLLAKTLGEFAYEEIIEPLPQGHDDGYALRLDEGENLTFRARRGAYGSWTVDPDSVRCDGTPFTDPLRFLTAARHLLALDGATLGHLVRELSTTLAADCRLDHTALPAARLADLDYASLEGHQTGHPWLVLNKGRLGFSARDCARWAPEARNPARLPWIAVSTRLAAYRGVRGLDTPELLYAAELDAPVRGAFTATLTNRGLDPSDYLLLPVHPWQWDQVLLPLYAPSIARDEIVPLTTDGDLRLPQQSIRTFLNTSRPDRHTVKLPLSVLNTLVWRGLPTERTLAAPAVTSWVHGLRDHDPFLRDECGVILLGEVASVTVEHPHYDRLPEVPYQYRELLGVIWREPLRLPAGERARTLASLLHTDPVGRAFTAELVERSGLAPATWLRHLFAALLPPLLHFLYRYGTVFSPHGENAIVVFDDHDVPVRLAIKDFVDDVNVSARALPELGTMPDDVRAVLLTEEPAFLTQFIHSGLFVGVFRHLAPLCEEQLGVPEAEFWSLVRAEILLHQSRFPELKDRYELFDLLTPRIERLCLNRNRLHLDGYRDRPQRPHAAVHGTVRNPLSV from the coding sequence GTGCCGAAGTCCCCTGCCACCCCAGACTCCGACGAGCCGTCCGCCCTGCTCGCGCCGGCCGAGCTCACCCCGGAAGCCTGGCAACGGGCGTCCGTCCGTCTGCTCGCCAAGACGCTCGGTGAATTCGCCTACGAAGAGATCATCGAGCCGCTGCCCCAGGGCCACGACGACGGCTACGCACTCCGCCTCGACGAAGGGGAGAACCTCACCTTCCGGGCCCGGCGCGGCGCGTACGGCAGCTGGACGGTCGACCCCGACTCCGTCCGGTGCGACGGAACCCCGTTCACCGACCCGCTCCGCTTCCTGACGGCCGCCCGCCACCTCCTCGCGCTCGACGGCGCCACGCTCGGCCACCTCGTACGCGAGCTGAGCACGACCCTGGCCGCCGACTGCAGGCTCGACCACACCGCACTTCCCGCCGCCCGGCTCGCCGACCTCGACTACGCCTCCCTGGAGGGCCACCAGACCGGCCATCCCTGGCTGGTCCTCAACAAGGGCCGCCTCGGCTTCTCCGCCCGGGACTGCGCCCGCTGGGCCCCGGAGGCGCGGAATCCGGCCCGACTTCCGTGGATCGCCGTCAGTACCCGCCTCGCCGCCTACCGAGGCGTGCGGGGACTCGACACCCCCGAGCTCCTCTACGCCGCGGAACTCGACGCTCCGGTGCGCGGGGCCTTCACCGCCACGCTGACGAACCGCGGCCTCGACCCCTCCGACTACCTCCTGCTGCCCGTGCACCCCTGGCAGTGGGACCAGGTGCTGCTGCCCCTCTACGCCCCCTCGATCGCCCGCGATGAAATCGTCCCGCTCACCACGGACGGCGACCTGCGGCTTCCGCAGCAGTCCATCCGCACCTTCCTCAACACCAGCCGCCCCGACCGGCACACCGTGAAGCTCCCGCTGTCCGTGCTCAACACGCTCGTCTGGCGGGGACTGCCGACCGAGCGCACACTCGCCGCGCCCGCCGTCACCTCATGGGTCCACGGACTGCGCGACCACGACCCCTTCCTCCGCGACGAGTGCGGAGTGATCCTGCTGGGGGAGGTGGCCTCGGTCACCGTCGAGCACCCGCACTACGACCGGCTGCCCGAGGTGCCGTACCAGTACAGGGAACTGCTCGGCGTCATCTGGCGGGAGCCCTTGCGGCTGCCCGCCGGGGAGCGGGCCCGCACCCTCGCCTCGCTCCTGCACACCGACCCCGTGGGGCGCGCCTTCACCGCCGAACTGGTCGAACGCTCCGGGCTGGCCCCCGCCACCTGGCTGCGTCACCTCTTCGCCGCCCTGCTCCCGCCCCTGCTGCACTTCCTCTACCGGTACGGCACGGTCTTCTCCCCCCACGGCGAGAACGCCATCGTGGTCTTCGACGACCACGACGTGCCCGTACGTCTCGCGATCAAGGACTTCGTCGACGACGTGAACGTCAGCGCCAGGGCCCTGCCGGAACTGGGCACCATGCCCGACGACGTGCGCGCGGTCCTGCTCACGGAGGAGCCCGCCTTCCTCACCCAGTTCATCCACTCCGGTCTCTTCGTCGGGGTGTTCCGCCATCTCGCCCCGCTGTGCGAGGAGCAACTGGGCGTACCCGAGGCCGAGTTCTGGTCTCTCGTCCGTGCGGAGATCCTGCTCCACCAGTCGCGCTTCCCCGAGCTCAAGGACCGCTACGAGCTGTTCGACCTGCTCACTCCGCGTATCGAGCGCCTCTGCCTGAACCGCAACCGGCTCCACCTCGACGGCTACCGTGACCGCCCCCAGCGCCCGCACGCCGCCGTCCACGGGACGGTCCGCAACCCTCTGAGCGTGTGA